The Meiothermus sp. genome segment GGCTACAGGCCCAGGCCGAGCCCAAAGCGTTGGAGCTCATTGCTCAGGCCGCCATGGGCGACGCAAGGCGAGCCTTGTCGGCGCTGGAACTCGCCGCCAGCCTGGGCGAGGGCCAGATCAGCGAAGCCGCCGCCCGGGAAGCCCTGGGCAGCGGCACGCTCAACTTCGACAAAGGGGGCGAGCACTTCTACGACCTGATCTCGGCGCTGCACAAGAGCGTGCGCGGCAACCACGTCGACGCCGCGCTGTACTACCTGGCCCGCATGATTGAGGGCGGGGCCGACCCGTTGTACCTGGCCCGCCGCTTAGCCCGCATGGCCGTGGAGGATGTGGGCCTGGCCGACCCCAATGCGCTGCGCCTGGCCATGGCCGCCAAGGATGCCTACGACTTTCTGGGCAGCCCCGAAGGCGAGCTGGCCCTGGCCGAACTGGTCATCTACCTGGCCCTGGCGCCCAAATCCAACAGCAGCTATGTGGCCTGGAAAAACGCCCAGAATGCGGCCCGCGCACACCCCGACGCAGCCATCCCCCTCCCCCTCCGCAACGCACCCACCGCCTTGATGCAGCGGCTCGGCTACGGCCGGGGTTATGCCTACTACCACGACGACCCCGAGGGCAGCTTTGCCCAGCAGTACCTGCCGGATGGTCTGGAAAGCCTGACCCTTTATCAGGCCACCGGGGAAGGCTGGGAGGAACGGGTGCGCGAACGATTAAAGGCCCTGCGGGCACGTTTTGCCAGCAAAACGAAGCGGACGTAATATGCAACCCCCAGTGGAAATGTGCGTTCTGGAGCTTGTGCTGCGCATGGTGTAATCGGTACGAACTTATTTCTGGCGGGCCGTGAAGGATTCGAACCTCCGACTTTTCGTTTTGGAGACGAACGCTCTACCGGACTGAGCTAACGGCCCAAACTGTTCCAGCCTCTCGCTGGCGCATCGGATTTTAGCACAGGGACGAAGAACCGGCAACCGGGCGGCGAGCTATACAGCGAGCTGGGGTAGAATCGGCCCAATGGCAGACCCCAAACCCCTCGTTGCCCTGGGCGACCTCACCTGGGATGTACTGGCCAAACCCAATACCCTGCTCCTGCCTGGCGGTGACACCACCGGAAGGGTCTTGCTCATGGGGGGTGGGAGCGCGGCCAATGTGGCGGTCTGGGCGGCGCGGGTGGGCTTCCCGGCAAGCTTCATTGGGGAAGTAGGGCGCGACCGCTTCGGTGAGTTTGCCGTACAGGAGCTGGCGGCTGAAGGTGTGGAGCCACACATCATCTGGAACAGCAGCAACCCCACCGGGGTGATACTGGTCTTGATTGATGCGGCGGGGCAACGCTCCATGCTCACCTCGCAGGGGGCCGACTTCGATCTGCGCCCCGAGGAAGTACCGGTAGAGGTCATCCAGCAGGCAGGGCACCTGCACGTGACAGCCTGGTCGCTCTTTACCGACCCTCCGCGCCAGGCAGCACTCAAAGCTGTGCATGTGGCACGCGACGCCGGTCTCACCATCTCCTTCGACCCGGCCTCCTTTCAGATGATTCGGGAGATTGGGCGCGAGGAGTTCCGCCGCATGACCCGCGACCTTTCGCTGGATTTTGTATTTCCCAACCTGGACGAAGGCCAGGCCCTGACCGGCGCCAAAGAGCCCAGGGATGTCCTCGAGGTGCTGCAAAAGCTCTACCCAGAAGCCATGATTTTGCTCAAGCTGGCCGCCGATGGGGCCCTGATTCTGGACCGGGGAAATCTAATCGAACTCCAGGCCACCCGCGACCGGCCCGTAGATGCCACCGGCGCGGGCGATTCGTTTGGGGGTGCTTTTCTGGGGCACTACCTGCGCTCCAGGGATGCCCTGGCAGCAGGCCAGTTGGCCGTTCAGGTAGCAGGCTGGGTCATCGGGCGGTTCGGGGCCCGCCCCCCCATGGATACCGAGATTCGGCAGCGCCTGGAGCACTTTGGCTATGCGCAGCTAAAGTAAACCGGGATGAGGCAGGCCCTTGCTGGCAAGCTAGGGCAGGGTCGGTGCGTAAACCCCGCAAACCTTAGCTAAGTGCGCTTTAGACAGCCGGTGTTGCAAAAAATTGCTTGCAAGCAGGCAACCTGGCCGGGTATTAGGCCCCCACCTGACCTCCCCCGTTGGGGGAGGAAGGAGAGGTTTTACTATAAGCACCGGCCCTGCAAGCTAGGGCATCCGCGTGCTACGAACTACAAATTTCCAGTGAATGGGATACTCTACATCGGGGTCGGGGTAGGTTGCCGCCACCCACTGGCTGAGTTCGGCCACCGAAGGCCTGAAAACCTCCTCTGGGACTTCCCAGGTAAAGGAGTAGATGCGCTCTAAAAGCATTTCCAGGCTGGTACGAGGGCTGCGCATCTCCACCCAGTCGGCCACTGTTTTGGCTTTGGGCTCGAGGCCAAGCCGGATCAATGCTTTTTCCACCTCGGCCAGGCGGGCCTGGTGACGACCCCGCACCAGGGTATAACCCAGACCGGCCAGGATTTCTTTCCACTTTTGCTGGATGCGCCAGTCTTCGCTTTCGTCGTCGGATTGATCCCAGCCCTCAAACAAAAAACCACCCGGACGCAGCACCCGCAAGCTCTCCTGCAGGGCTTGCTGCCAGTTGTCGAGCAGGTGCCAGAAGTGCACCGCCACAACCGCATGAAGACTATCTCGCTCAAAAGGTAGCTCGCGGGCGTCGGCTTCGATTAAGCGGGCCTTGCGGGCCACGCCGGCCACTTTTTGCCGCAGGACCTCGAGCATGGCTGGGTTGTCATCCAGGGCGATGTAGCGATACCCCCGGGCAATGATGGGCACCGCAATACGACCTGTGCCGGCCCCAATTTCCAAAAACAAGGGGTCTCGGAATAACTTCTCTACGGGAGCCGTGAGCGCCGTAGCGATGCGCCCGGAGACCTCGGGCGGATGATACCGCGTCCGGTCGTAGGTAAAGGCTACCCGACTAAAATGAGAAGTCATGCTCGGTTTTATGATAGCAACGGCAGGTCAAATTGCAAATAATACCGCGAAGTTGTCGATCAAAGTGTGAAGTCGGGGCTTAGCTTTTCCAGGAAAGCTTTATCGCAAGCCAAAAATACTTTATTAATGTGCAGCACAGCAAAAGTTGGCTTTGGAGATTGCTGCAGGCAAAGCCGTAACGCGCTGGATTGGGTATCGAAGCCTAAAATACCAAAGTATCTGAGGCAAAAAGGCACAAAGCAAGCCTTCAAAATTTCTCTACTTCCTCCATTCACAAAGCCCTTCCTGCGATCTGTATAATCGCTTGTGGTGTCGCTACTGGACGATAAGTTCACCATTCTGAGCGAAGAGCTCCCGCAGGGCTTTTTGCGCCCCTATCAGGTGCAGACCCCGGAGGGGCTCAGGGGACAGTTGTATTGGTTTGAAGTGCATACCCCCGAGGCCCGCACAGCCTTCCACCGCTACAAGAACGCCATTCGGAGGCTCGAGGCCCAGGGCTATTTGCCTAAAGGGGTGTTGGTTTCGGCCAATCCGGGGCGCTACTATGTGTTCTGGCCCGAGCAGCCCCGCGCAACCCCCAAGGCCCGGCGGCTCAAGCCCCTTTTGGAAGTCCTCGAGCCTTTTGGCTACCAGGAAGCCGACCTCGAGGCCACCGAGGAAAGCGGGCGGCCCCTGGTCGGGAAGCTACGCCCCCAGGTTGCCCCGACCCCCAGGGGTTCGAGTCGCCCCGACCTGAACCCTGCGCTTCCAGCTCTCCCTGCCGAACCCCTCCCCACCCCACCCCCTGCGCCCCACGAACCCCCCACCAAGGCCGAGATGCCCCCCAAACCCAGCCCCACCCCCCATACCCCCAAAGAAGCCAGGCCCCGACGGTCGCAGCGCACCTATCGCTGGAACTGGCCCGGCTGGCTGCCAGGTCTCTTGATGCTGGCCCTGGGCGGCGTAGCGCTCTGGCAAGCGGCCAACAGCTACCTGAACCCACCCGCGTACGTGTTGCCCGATCTGGTAGGCAAAACCCCCCGACAGGCCCTCGAGGCCGTGCGCACCTATGGCCTCAAGGTGGAGTTTGCCGAGGGGAGCGATGTCTCGCTGCCCAAAGACCAGATTCTTGAACAGACCCCCGACCCCGGCACCCGCGTGAAGCCCGGGCGCAGGCTCGAGTTGGTCATCAACAAACCCCGCTTTGGCAACGTCCCCACCGTGAGTGGACGCTCCCTGGAGGATGCCCGCCAGGCCCTCGAGGCCTCCGGCTACCGGGTGGCGGGCATCACCCGCATCGCCTCCGGCGACACCGCCGACACCGTTCTCTCCAGCATTCCCCGCGAGGGCCAGCCCCTTCGCCCCGGCCAGGGGGTGCGCTTGCTGGTCTCCACCGGAACCCGCCCTTCGGTGCGCGAGACCCTGCTGCCCGACCTGAGTGGTCTGACCGAGGAGGAGGCCCGCTACATCCTGACGGTGGCCGAACTCCAGGCCCAGGTGGTGCGGGTGGCCTCCGGGGCACCCGAGGGGCTGGTAATTGGCCAGGAGCCCGGCCCCGGCGTGGTGCTACCCCGCGAGACCGTGGTACGGGTGTTGGTGGCCGCCCAACCTGTGGCTACCCTGCCCAAAGCCTCCCCCTTTGCGCCACCCCGCCTGGCCGCCCCCCCCGCCCCCCGAACCCACCCCCACCCCTGAGCCCATCCCCTCCCCTGAGCCCACCCCCGAGCCCACCAACCCCGACGTAAACCAACCCACCCCACCCCCCGTACCCGCCGGGCCGCAAGAACGCCGGGTCAATGTGAGCTACACCTTGCCGGAAAACATCCCCAGTGCGGTGGTGGTGATTACGGTGCAGGACGAGGTGCTGGTCAATACGGTGTTTGAAGGGCCGGTGCAGCAGCCCTGGAGCTTTAGCCAGGAGATCGTGGTGCGGGGAACGGCGGTGCTGCGGGTGGTGGTCAACGGAGAGCAGGTGCTGGAAAGCCCGCTATGAAAGGGGCCTGGGCCGAAGCGCTGGCCCGCAAGCATCTGCTGGCCAGGGGGTATGTCCTGCTGGGGCAAAATAAGCGCACCCCCTTTGGTGAAATTGACCTCTGGATGCAGGATGGCCCCACCTATGTGGCCATCGAGGTCAAGCAGCGCCGCAACAGTGCCTTTGGGACGCCCCTCGAGGCCCTCACCCCCTCCAAGTACGAGCGCATCTACAAATCTGTACTTTACCTACTGGGCCGCGACGATGTGCCGGTACGGCTGGAAGCAGTCTTGGTCTACGGAACACCCCGGCAGTTTCGCCTCGAGCACCTGTCTTTAGAACCTTGAGCCGCAGTTGAAAGCTGCTTCCATATTGCCCCTGTGCGCATCGGCTATCCTGAAATGGATGTACAAGAACCTTCAGGCATTCATCCAAGACCTAGATCGCCAGGGCGAACTCCTACGCATCCAGGAGCCAGTTTCCTGCGAACTGGAAATCACCGAAATCGCCGACCGCATGGTCAAATCCGGCGGGCCGGCTTTGCTCTTCGAAAACGTACAAGGCCGCGATTTTCCGGTCTTTATCGGGGGTTTTGGTACGGCGGAGCGCACCGCGCGGGCCATGGGGGTAAAGCGCCTGGACGACCTGGCCGAGCGGGTCGCCCGCTTGATGAACCTGAACCCCGGCAAGGGCGGCCTCAAGGCGGCTTTTGCCCTGCTGCCCAAGCTGCGTGAGCTGAAGGGCTTTTTCCCCAAAAAAGTGCGCGGCGGCCCGGTGCAGGAGGTAGTCTGGCAGGGCGAACAGGTAGACCTGTCCAGAATTCCCATCCTCAAGTGCTGGCCCCTGGACGGCGGCCCCTACATCACCTTGCCGCTGGTGATTAGCAAAGACCCCGAAACGGGCGAGTTGAACCTGGGCATGTACCGCATGCAGGTGCTGGACAAACAAAGCACCGCCATGCACTGGCAACTGCATAAGGTGGGGCGGCGGCACTACGACAAGGCCAAAAAGCTGGGGAAGCGGCTCGAGGTCGCCGTTGCCCTGGGGGGCGACCCCATCCTGACCTACGCCGCCACTGCCCCGGTGCCGCCCATTCCGGGCGTGAACGAGTTCAACCTGGCCGGGTTTTTGCGTGGGCAGCCGGTGGAGCTCACCCGTGGCATCACGGTAGACCTGCCCGTGCCCGCCGAGGCCGAGTTTGTGCTCGAGGGCTACATAGACCCCGCTGAAGACCTGGTCGTCGAGGGGCCTTTTGGCGACCACACCGGCTTTTACACCCTGGAAGACTTCTACCCCCGCTTTCACCTGACCGCCATCACCCACCGCAAGAAAGCCATCTACCCCGCAACCATCGTGGGCCGCCCCCCCATGGAAGATGCCTATCTGATCGAGGCTTCCGAGCGGCTCTTCCTGCCCGCCGCCCAGCTCATCCTGCCGGAAATTGCCGACTACCACATGCCCCCCGCCGGGGTGGCCCACAACTGGGTCAACGTGAGCATCGAAAAACGCTACCCCGGCCAGGGCTACAAGGTGGCCAACGGCCTCTTTGGGCTGGGCCAGATGATGTTTGCCAAGGTGATGGTGGTGCTGGACGCAGGCGCCCCGCTCAAAGGCCCCGAGGCCCTGCAGCACGCCCTGCAGCACGCCGTGCCGGGCCGCGATACCCTGGTCTCGAGGGGCCCCATCGATGTGCTCGACCACTCTTCGCGGGCTATGGGCTATGGGGGCAAGCTGATTATCGACGGCACGGCCAAGCTGGAAGAAGAAGGCGGCCCCCTCCCCTTCACTCCCAGGGCCCACCCCAGCCTGCCGGGCATTCCGGGGGTGCGCCAGAAGCAACTGCCCGGTATCTGGATGGCTACGCTGGAGAAAACCCGTCCCTACCAGGCCCGGGAAATCGCCGAGCATCTGCTGGTTGCCCCTCAGAGCGCGGGCATCCGCCTGGTGCTCATCACCGATAGCGACACCCAGCTGGACTTCGACGAGGTGATGTGGGCGGTTCTCAACAACATTGACCCCGAGCGCGACGCCTGGGTGATGTCCGGGGTGGAGGGGCCGGTGCTGGTGCTGGATGGCACCCGCAAGCTGGCCGAGGAGGGCTTTACCCGCCGCTGGCCGCCCAAAATCGCGATGTCACCCGAAATTGTGCGGCGCGTGGATGAGCGCTGGAAGGCGCTGGGGCTACCGGCCCTGCCACCCAAAGACACCGGCGTAGTTACCAGGTTCTGATGCCAGTCTCTGGTAGATGCAACTTTGCTCAGGGCAAAAAAAATAAAGCGTTGCCAGCATGTCAAATAACCCGGATTCCCGCCAGCGAGAGGCTAACCTCGTTGTATGAGAGTACTTCTCCTTTCCTGGTTGCTTCTGCTGGGGGCCCCCGCCCTGGCCCAAACCTTGGTCGAGGTCACCACCGTTGCTGCCACTGCCTCCACCCTCGATGCCAATGTGCGGTTTCCTTCCGGTTCCTTCCGGGCCGGGCGCGGCAGCGAGGCCATTGTGGCCCGGATTCCCGATGCCGGGCGCTTCAACCTGGAGGTCTATGCGGCCCGGGGCCTGGCGGCTCGCCTGCAGGCCGGTTTTGTGCAGCAGATTCTGACCGGCTTCGCGGTGGCGGGTTATTTTATGGAGAACCAGCAGGAAACCCAGGTCGCGGGCGAAATTCGCACCCGCTACGACCTTAAGGACAGCGCAGGCATGGCAGCCATTCTGTTTGTGGTGCGAAAAGGCGACGAGCTGGCGTATGCCTTTGGCAAAGCTCGCTAAAGCTCAGGGCCGAAGCGGACAACAAGGGGGTTGGAGGGTGGGATAAACTGTAGGGAGCATGAGTGCGCCCTTGCGCTGGTCGGCACTCGAGGCCCGGCTGCCCCTGCACGAGCTGCCGGCTTTTCACCGGGCTTTCTTGCGCCAACACCGCCCGGAACTGAACCCCGATACCCTGCCGCTGCGGCGGGTGCAGCAGTACGTGAGCCAGACGCTGCATGCGCTGGCGAAGGAAGGGAAAGCCCGGCGGGTAGGCGACGACTTCGAACTCGAGGCCGAGCTTATCCCTCCTCCCTACCGAGAGTAGGGCCCACACCTGGACTGATCGAGCAAGCGCCTCGCACTTCACAATCGGTCATTTCCGGCTAATATATTGGCGTTATGCGCGTTATCGTAATCGGGGCCAGGGCTAGCCTGTTGGCCCAAGCCCAGACCCGCTGGGTGATGGAACGCCTGAAGGAAAACTGGCCCGAGACCGAGTTCAAAATACGCACCGTGCAGTCCAAAAACGCCTCCGAGAGCAGCGCAGCGGAGGCTCTGCGGCAGGCTTTGGGGAAGAGGGAAGTAGACATTGCGGTGTACTCGCTCAAACATCTGCCCACCCAGGAAGTGCCCGGAATTCATCTGGTAGCGGTAACCAAGCGGGTAGAGCCCCGCGAGGCCTTGGTAGGACGCAGCGCCAAGCGGCTGGAGGAACTGCCCAAAGGAGCGGTGGTGGGGGTTAATAGCCTGCGGCGTAAAGCCCAGCTGCTGGCCTTTCGCTCCGACCTGAGTATCCGCGACCTCGAGGGCGACGTGGACGACCGCCTGAGCGCACTGGGAACCGGCGAGTACGACGCCGTAATTATCGGCGCAGCCAGCCTGCTGCGACTGGATTTGCGTAACCGCATTGACCAGCTCATAGACCCCGAGATTCTGCTGCCTGCGCCCGGGCAGGGGGCTTTGGGCCTCGAGGTGCGCTTGGGCGACGACTGGGCCGAGGAGCTGGCCTACAGCCTGAACCACCGGGCCTCCTATGCACGGGTCAGCGCTGAGCGAGCCTTCCTGCGGGCCCTGGGCGCGGGCGACGAGTGCGCCGCGGGGGCGCTGGCAACCCTGGAAGCCGACGATACCCTGGTCTTGCAGGGGGTGGTGGCTTCGCCCGATGGCCGCGAACTCATCCGGGCCGAAATCGAGGGCGATGCCGAGGAGGCTGCCGAGTTGGGCCGCGACCTGGCCCAGGACTTGCTGGCCGAGGGCGGGCGGGAGCTGTTGGGTGCGGTACAGGCCCGCTGAACCCGGTGTGATTTGCCCACCACCCTACTTTCTGGTAGCGGTTTTGCGATAAACTTGAGATAATCAGTCGGGATTATTTATTCCGGCTTACTACCCTTTAGGGCGACCATGAGCATGAAACGTCTGACCAAGCAGCGCAGGGCCGTACTCGAGGTGGTTCGCAGTGCCAAGGGCCACCACCCCGATGCTGCTTGGGTATATGCAGAAGTCCGTAAGCTGGTGCCTAGCATTAGCCTGGGCACGGTGTACCGCACCCTGGATACGCTTATCGAAGAAGGTTACCTCGTGCCCCTATCCCGCCCGGGGGAGGCCCTGCGCTACGAGGCCAACCCGGACGGCCACCTGCACATGGTCTGCCGCAAGTGCAACCGGTTCTTTGACATCGTGCAGCCCCTGCCCGACCTGCTGAGCGAGGTCAAGGCCCGGTATCCAGGCTACGAGATTGAGGACGTGCAGGTCGAGTACCACGGCATCTGCCCCGAGTGCCGGGCCCAGGGGTAGTTCTACTGCAAAATCAAGCGCACGAGCTCCAAAGGTTTTTCCTGTTGTGGCAGGTGCCCGCAACCCGGAATGACGTGCAGTTCGGCGCCGGGAATCCAGCTTGCCAGGGTTCGGCCCGCCTCAACAGGTATTACAAAGTCCCGCTCACCCCACACAATCAGGGTGGGGGTGGTGAGCTGGCCCAGCTTGGCCGGGCGGGGGTGGCCCAGCAGCCCCTCCACAGCCATCCAGCGAAAAGTCGAGAAATAGGCCCGCCGCTGATCATCGCTCCAGACCCGATCCCACACCCGTTCCCGCAAAAACTGGCGGTCTTCGGGGGGCAGGGCATCCAGATCGCCGTAATAGGGCCGCAGGCTTTCATAGGCAGCATCCTGTGAAGCCCGGAAGCTGTTGTAGATTTTTTCACCCTGGCCCGGAATCAAAAACATCACCTGAACCTTACCCAGTTTGCTTCGCACCGGGGGGCCATCCACCAGCACCAGCCGGGCCGCCAGGTCGGGGCGGCGCATAGCCACCCGCAGGGCCACAGCAGCCCCCATCGAGTTCCCCACCAGCACCGCTTGGGGAATTTTCAGGTGCTCCAGAAGCGTCGCCACCGTATCGGCAAAAAAGTTGAGCGTATAGGCTCGTTTGGGGTGGTCGGAACGGCCAAAGCCCGGCAGGTCGAGGGCCACCACCCGACCCTGCCCCGCAAGAAGCGGAAAAACCTTTTGCCAGCTATCGGCTTCGTCGCCCAGGCCGTGAATGAGCAGGAAGGTGGGCCCCTGAGACGACGCAACCCCCGAATCGTAGAGGTGCAAGCCGACCCCATGGGCCGCCACTTTGCGCTGGTAGGGTTTCAGATGGTCGGGAACGGCAAATTTGGGTTTCATAAACTCCTGATGGTGGGTTTGTGGGCCCTTTGGTTTCCCTGCAACCGTCACAGGTCGCAGGCCAAAAAGTTGTCGAGGGTCGAGGGTTTCATGGTTCGTAAGCCATCCACACGCTCAAGTTTTGATTCCCCTGCTCAAATGGCTTCTACCAGGCGCTTATAGGCTTCGGGCATGGGGGGCCTGGTGCCTCCATCGGCCCAGCTAAAGCGCAGGTCTATCAGGTGGCCGGGGCCCACACCTATCCCGTTGGGAAACAGAGGGGTGTAATCCAGCGTGCCCCGGACTTCCTCGCCGCCAAAGGTTTGCGCGAGGCGCTCGACCTCGAGCGGATACCCAAAATGGTAGGCGCAGGTATGAGCCAGCGCCTGCCACAAAAAGCGCGGCTTGTGGGGGGGTTCGGCCAGTTCCCCCTTGCGGCGCAAGAGCACCGAAGCCCGGCCCGGACGCAGCCGTAGGGTGGCTTCCAACACATCGCCCAGCACCCCAAAGCTCCCCACAAAGGGCCGCACCAGGTCGTAGCCTTGCACGTTCTTCACCGTGAGACCTCCGGCCTGGATGGTATGGCCCCTGGGCGACCTGAACTTGAGCCCCAGCACCTCGCTCCCCACAAAAAAAGTCTGGGCGAAGCCGCCTCGTTTGAGCAGGCCATCCAACCCCCCCGGTAGCTCCACCGGGGGGAACGGCGGGAAAAGCCCCTCGGGCAGGGCCTCCCAGACTTCCAAAAGCCGGGTGTCGCCCGTGGCGACGAGGTACTGGTCGGCAGCAGAGACCTTCAGAACCGGCATGTCTTTATGCTATTCGCCCCGGCCTAGCGGAACAACCCACAGCGCAGGGGGTAAGGGTCGGGAATCAGGCCAGGCTGGTCGGCAAAGCCCATCGCATAACCACTTTTGGTCTCGGGCCAGCCCTGCAAATAAGGCTCACCGGTGCGGGCAAAGTGCAGCCACTGGGTCTGGAGCGCCCGGGCCAGGGGCCGGGAACTGTCCAGCGCCTCTGCGGTCAGGAACAAGGCCAGCGAGGGCCAGCTGGTCTCGGTGCCAAAGAGCAAGGGCAGCTCGATGCCATGAAAACTCCCCAAGAAATCCAGCACCGGCGACGTCCAGGTCACCAAATAGCTATAGACGGGGGCGTGGCGGGCCTGGGCGGCCCCGGCGGCCAGCGTGGGGCAAAGCAGGATGCGGTCGGTCTGGAAGTAGGCCCAGGCCTCGGCAGGAGAAGCGTAGCGGTTCTGGTAGAGCTGCCGCGCTGGTATGCCCTGTCCTGGCAGCTTGGCCTCGACCCGCTCGGCAAACCCGGCCCAGTCGGAGGGGCCTGCCAGGCGCTCCCCCCAGGTCTCCTGCGCGGTGGCCCCCACAATGAGGGGTATGCCCTCGGCCACGCCCTCGCGTAACGCCTGGAGGGGTATCTTGTTCAGCCAAACCCCGTCCAGATGGGGCTTCCAGGGCACCTCGGCGAACTCCCCGGCCTCGACCCGCTGCAACAGCGTCCCAATGCTGCGGTCTTCGGGGGGAAAGAGGCGCTCGAGCGGAATCCGGCGCAGACAGGCCAGGTCGTTCGCACTGCACCCCCCCTGGGCGGCCCACCGAGCGCCCCAAGCAAAGCCCTGCTCGAGGGTTCGCACATACGCACACCCACCCGACTGAATAATGGCCTTGTGAAAAAGCCCCCTGGCGCTGGGGGTTGCCATCAGCGTGCAAACCGCCATCCCCCCCGCCGACTGCCCAAAGAGGGTCACGTTGTGGGGGTTACCCCCAAAAGCGGCGATATTCCGCTGAACCCAGCGCAGGGCCTCGAGCATATCCAAAAGCCCATAGTTACCGGTGGAGCCGCGGGGGTCTTCAGCTTGCAGCGCAGGCAAGGCCAGCCAGCCCAGCGAGCCCAGCCGGTAGTTGAAACCCACCACCACCGCCCCCTGTGCGGCCAGAGCGGTGCCGTCGTAGAGCGGTTCTGCCCAGCTTCCGCCGGTGTAGCTCCCCCCATGCACCCAGACCATCACCGGATAGCCCTCCGGTGGGGGCGGCGCCAGGGGCGTCCAGACCCCCAGGTTCAGGCAGTCTTCGCTTTGTGGAGGGATATAGCCGCCCAGCCGGGTGGTAAAAACCCCACGCTGCGGACAGGCCGGGCCCGGCGCATTAGCATTGAAGACCCCCTCCAGGCGCAGTACCGGCTCCGGGGCCTTCCAGCGCTCGGCCTGCGCGTAAGGAATACCGAGGAAATAGGCCACCTGGGCTTTGGGGTTGAGGCCCCCCTGCAAACGCCCCTGCGGCGTGAGCACCCACACCGGGTGCCCATACGCCACGCCCAGCACAACCACTAGTGCCCAGATGCCGCGCATGGGGGTATTGTGCCGCAAGGTTAGATTTTGAGCTATAAGCGAAAGCTCAAAAAGGCCAGGGTGTGGCTCGTAGCTCTTTGGATATTGGCTATCGATGATGGGCTGTTAACCATCGCCCAGGACTTACCACAGGTAAAGCAGCGCAATTTTGAAAGGATAGCGGTCGGAGATGCCCACCTCGAGGGCCACCGGGTCGAGGTAGAGCCGCCCCCCCAGGCCATAGGCCAGGTTGAAGCCCCCCTCGAGGCCCAGCCCCACATAGCCCGAGATGGCCCCACCGGGAATCTCGAGGCTGGCCACCGGCCCCAGATGGAAGCCAAACAGGCTGCCCGCGGTGTTGAAGCTCAGGTCAACGCCCAGGCCCGCCGAGAGCGAGAGATCGGCCACCGTCAGGGCCGGTAGCAGGTTGGCCTTGAACAGGGCCCAGACCTCCACATTGTCGAAGCTGGTGGGTACGATGACCTCCACATCCAGCCCGGTGTCGATGCCCAGCGGGCTGAAGGGCAGGCCCAGGCTCCCCTGCACCATCAGTCCGCGCCCCACCCCAAACCCCACCCCCACGGTGTTTTCAGGGTAGGCCGGGGCCTGGGCAAGGGCGAAACCAACCACCAAGGTCAGCAAGGCGAAGAGTCGCTTCATGGTTCCTCCAAAATCTGCCTCATCATAACAGGCCCTCGTCAGAGAACCAGTGCCCAGCGCTACGGGGTGTGGTGGCCCGTTCTGTTTCGGCTTTCCGCCTGCTCAGCGCGTACAGGGCCTGGCCGCATGGTGCTGTCAGGTACGGCTCGAGGTTGCTTTGCGCGCCTACAAAGCTCAGGGTCAGGTTCTCGCCCAGAATGCAGTTGTGGTTGACGGGGCAAAATCTGCATGTTGGCGAGACT includes the following:
- the hemC gene encoding hydroxymethylbilane synthase — translated: MRVIVIGARASLLAQAQTRWVMERLKENWPETEFKIRTVQSKNASESSAAEALRQALGKREVDIAVYSLKHLPTQEVPGIHLVAVTKRVEPREALVGRSAKRLEELPKGAVVGVNSLRRKAQLLAFRSDLSIRDLEGDVDDRLSALGTGEYDAVIIGAASLLRLDLRNRIDQLIDPEILLPAPGQGALGLEVRLGDDWAEELAYSLNHRASYARVSAERAFLRALGAGDECAAGALATLEADDTLVLQGVVASPDGRELIRAEIEGDAEEAAELGRDLAQDLLAEGGRELLGAVQAR
- the perR gene encoding manganese-dependent transcriptional regulator PerR, with protein sequence MSMKRLTKQRRAVLEVVRSAKGHHPDAAWVYAEVRKLVPSISLGTVYRTLDTLIEEGYLVPLSRPGEALRYEANPDGHLHMVCRKCNRFFDIVQPLPDLLSEVKARYPGYEIEDVQVEYHGICPECRAQG
- a CDS encoding alpha/beta fold hydrolase; its protein translation is MKPKFAVPDHLKPYQRKVAAHGVGLHLYDSGVASSQGPTFLLIHGLGDEADSWQKVFPLLAGQGRVVALDLPGFGRSDHPKRAYTLNFFADTVATLLEHLKIPQAVLVGNSMGAAVALRVAMRRPDLAARLVLVDGPPVRSKLGKVQVMFLIPGQGEKIYNSFRASQDAAYESLRPYYGDLDALPPEDRQFLRERVWDRVWSDDQRRAYFSTFRWMAVEGLLGHPRPAKLGQLTTPTLIVWGERDFVIPVEAGRTLASWIPGAELHVIPGCGHLPQQEKPLELVRLILQ
- a CDS encoding DUF5639 domain-containing protein, translating into MPVLKVSAADQYLVATGDTRLLEVWEALPEGLFPPFPPVELPGGLDGLLKRGGFAQTFFVGSEVLGLKFRSPRGHTIQAGGLTVKNVQGYDLVRPFVGSFGVLGDVLEATLRLRPGRASVLLRRKGELAEPPHKPRFLWQALAHTCAYHFGYPLEVERLAQTFGGEEVRGTLDYTPLFPNGIGVGPGHLIDLRFSWADGGTRPPMPEAYKRLVEAI
- a CDS encoding carboxylesterase/lipase family protein, with protein sequence MRGIWALVVVLGVAYGHPVWVLTPQGRLQGGLNPKAQVAYFLGIPYAQAERWKAPEPVLRLEGVFNANAPGPACPQRGVFTTRLGGYIPPQSEDCLNLGVWTPLAPPPPEGYPVMVWVHGGSYTGGSWAEPLYDGTALAAQGAVVVGFNYRLGSLGWLALPALQAEDPRGSTGNYGLLDMLEALRWVQRNIAAFGGNPHNVTLFGQSAGGMAVCTLMATPSARGLFHKAIIQSGGCAYVRTLEQGFAWGARWAAQGGCSANDLACLRRIPLERLFPPEDRSIGTLLQRVEAGEFAEVPWKPHLDGVWLNKIPLQALREGVAEGIPLIVGATAQETWGERLAGPSDWAGFAERVEAKLPGQGIPARQLYQNRYASPAEAWAYFQTDRILLCPTLAAGAAQARHAPVYSYLVTWTSPVLDFLGSFHGIELPLLFGTETSWPSLALFLTAEALDSSRPLARALQTQWLHFARTGEPYLQGWPETKSGYAMGFADQPGLIPDPYPLRCGLFR
- a CDS encoding bioflim formation protein, translated to MKRLFALLTLVVGFALAQAPAYPENTVGVGFGVGRGLMVQGSLGLPFSPLGIDTGLDVEVIVPTSFDNVEVWALFKANLLPALTVADLSLSAGLGVDLSFNTAGSLFGFHLGPVASLEIPGGAISGYVGLGLEGGFNLAYGLGGRLYLDPVALEVGISDRYPFKIALLYLW